A window of Belonocnema kinseyi isolate 2016_QV_RU_SX_M_011 chromosome 10, B_treatae_v1, whole genome shotgun sequence genomic DNA:
CCACGCCTCCTCACAACCAAGTTTCCTCTAAAAGAGCAagctaaaacaatattttgatgtaacactaaatactttaaaaatgttttttatttagtcacacaaaataatattgaaattacttacaggataaaaataatgattttgtttttaaggttataggaatataaattttataagattctgaagaaaattaggaacattttttaaatatttcatatgcatcaaaaaagaatctagaggattaaaaaaaatttaatgaattttacagagtattaagaaaaattcgagcctttttaaaaaatattcagaacttGTAGAACTTCTAAACTTATAGAACTTATAAACctcctaaattccttaaaatatttttcgttagctcgaatatttcttaaaattttgaaaaatcattctagatttgaaaaaatgcctTTTAATCTTCCAAACATTTCTaggagttttaagaaaatttgtttacttacttcaaagctttaaatattcttttaaagtttctcaagttttagtttgaaatctttttaaaaagctaattttttcaaatcctttgcgttttaaaattctttttcaatttctttgaatcttctgaaaatttcttgaatttactagaTTTTCTGCTGATTTTTTAATCTTGCCAAAgagaaacattttgctttaaaatcttatactcttttttgaaatttatggatATCTTCTGaagtgttttgaaatctttcctaattttcttttaaaattaattttccaaaagaaaaaaatcatgaaaaatgttcccataaattttagaaatttttgttttttaatccttagcaaatttttaaaccttctaatattgtaaatttatttcaatttttgtgatttttttttaattccaaaaaattatgaaaattgtcttcgaattcttcagattcttcttttaaaatttgagaaatcttttgaagtattttgaaatgtttttaaacattttcttaaaattaatttttaaatgtaaaaatacaatttaattttacttagaaacctgaaaattttattttattttattcaaaccttaaaaaatttacaaaatatcctataagttcttattatttttcatcgTTTAAACACTTTTGAGTATCTCTTACacttattgaaatttgtttaaaaattatttattgtggtaaatttttctttaaaatcttttactttttttcgaaattatatgaaataatttaaaatttttcaaattcttttttattttttccttaaattgagtttactgataaaaattaatgaattaatcaaattattttcaagcatattaaaattataaagtgttttattcatatttcaaatagaaattggTTTTTCTAATCAATATTCCCTTTTCCTCTATTTTATAaactattagaaaattttgaGTTGCACGCCCCCTAAAATATATACTTATATTTAATACCATTatggaattatttgttaaatCCATATATTGACAATAATTAGAAATAACTTAGacacctttgaaattaaaaaattttcttttaatatgtgcaaaaataaatatacatctTCCTACGTAAGATAGTgtgctaagtttaaaaaaattgtctatgtCTCTTGTTTTCTCAATTGTAAGGAGGTAACCAGAACACGACTCCAGGATCATCAGGATCACCAGGATCTCTTGGAGGATGTTTTGGTTTTGAAGAACACTTTGATTTAGAAAAAGGTTTTACAGGATGTTGATATTTTTGAGGAGGATTTGTATAttcttcaaaatgatttttattttctcctgCTTGTGGTTGATTTTTTGGACTTGTCTGAACTTTCGGAAATTGGGATCGAAGCATTGCAGGATGCTGACtttcttcagaaatatttttattttctctttctaatgaaagattttcatgtcTTATAGGACCTCTTGAACGATTTTGAagagaattttcattatttctttctGGCCCTGAAGATCCTGGACGTTTTGGGAATCCTTTGAATCCAATTGACATTCGCCATTTACTTTTTAAAGGAAACGGTGGTTCTTTTCCAGACTGTAAACTCTTTTCTGTAATTCAAGAAAAGAATGAATAAATTACATAACTTCAAATGCTttagttcaaacaaattttcaggtaggtaaaattaaacattcttaaGATTTGTTTTAAATCGATTGCGCAACCAATAAgtgataatttttttgcaaacggTATTTTCCAAACTCAcactaacataattcaaaattgttaaaatattcaaaatctatttcaaatcatAGCGATTTGGGTTTAAATAACacaaattttgtgtgaaaagcAATAACAAAAACTAAAATCGTTCAAGGTTATAGATcctaattgaaattgaattttcttggatTCAAAATACCAATTCCCGACAAAAATCAttagcaaaattcaaaaatttaagaagattctaaattttgttcaattaaaaataattttggtttacaaaaacgtcttcctgtgaaaaacaataatataatcttaatattctaaactttttaaaactataatgattttattaaaaatgtcagtttggacgttaatataacctaaaattgttcaatgttgtaaatcttttttaaaatctaattagaaagcagaattaaaaataacattttgctttgaaaacactagaaaaataaaaaattgttcaaatattctaaatattgttcagaagataatgatttttctttttaaatattaatttttggtgtAAGTAGCAaagtaagcaaaaaaatattaaaaaatcgtgaacctttaaaatcgaataattttggtttaagaaaCGTTAAGCGATGGAAAAAATTCAGCAAACCCGAAAAACgtaaatgtctaaaaaaattttattgattgaaatctaataatttctgattcaaaatatctattttcagtgcaaaaactAAAACAACCTAGAACTTAAAGAAATATTGAGCCTTCGTTAAAATTTTATGCTATTTTATGAGAATTTGTTTAGATACTGATTTGCAGCGAAAAGTACTAACATAAAGCATGTATAATAGTTACGATAATTTATtacataatttgaaagttttattttaaccgCGCATGATTTTCTAGATATATTGTTAAACCACTTTTTTAGCTGGGATAAACTCAATATAAGTTAATGCAAATAAACTCAACTGAATTTCAAGAAAAGTCCATTTTCAAACTTAGATCCTGCAGTGTTCAATTGAAATATATACCTGAAAATGGTATTAgccaacaaataaaaataaaaaaataaa
This region includes:
- the LOC117182330 gene encoding uncharacterized protein LOC117182330 — translated: MKFIFGVLLFAFAVFFNSIEKSLQSGKEPPFPLKSKWRMSIGFKGFPKRPGSSGPERNNENSLQNRSRGPIRHENLSLERENKNISEESQHPAMLRSQFPKVQTSPKNQPQAGENKNHFEEYTNPPQKYQHPVKPFSKSKCSSKPKHPPRDPGDPDDPGVVFWLPPYN